In Gemella massiliensis, a single window of DNA contains:
- a CDS encoding ATP-binding cassette domain-containing protein, with protein sequence MKLKIKNLSKNFGKKKVLSNISFSVENSEVVAVIGRNGSGKTTLFKLIAGIYDLKEGEMFIDETDLQDIKNEIIYSPDKFNYFENEKIKNIIRYYELSYPKFSKEYFIAEIEKNKIDLSTKVSELSKGQRAILSVILSFSCKTCFVLLDEPFDGIDVLNINLIIDYIIEAQENGVGILISSHQLAYVENISNKIIYLDNKDYLTKEVNPTDYIKYQLVYKEEIPQSILQNENIAVISNIGRVYTVITYGDNDKLIKDSGTLQYDKLPATLEDIFILRNREGR encoded by the coding sequence ATGAAACTGAAAATAAAAAATTTGAGTAAAAATTTTGGTAAAAAGAAAGTGTTATCCAATATTAGCTTTTCGGTTGAAAATTCTGAAGTTGTTGCTGTTATAGGGAGAAATGGCAGTGGCAAAACTACACTTTTCAAGTTGATTGCGGGTATCTATGATTTGAAAGAAGGAGAGATGTTTATAGATGAAACTGATTTGCAGGATATAAAAAATGAAATAATTTATAGTCCTGACAAATTTAACTATTTTGAAAATGAGAAAATAAAAAATATAATACGCTACTATGAACTTTCATATCCGAAATTTTCTAAAGAATATTTTATAGCGGAGATTGAGAAAAACAAGATAGATTTAAGTACAAAGGTTTCTGAATTATCTAAAGGTCAAAGGGCTATTTTATCTGTTATTTTGAGCTTTTCTTGTAAAACTTGTTTTGTATTGTTAGACGAGCCGTTTGACGGTATAGATGTTTTAAATATTAATTTAATTATTGATTATATCATAGAAGCTCAAGAAAATGGTGTGGGGATTTTGATAAGCAGTCATCAGTTGGCATATGTTGAAAATATCAGTAACAAAATTATTTATTTAGATAATAAAGATTATTTAACGAAAGAGGTTAATCCAACCGATTATATAAAATATCAACTGGTTTATAAAGAAGAAATTCCACAAAGTATACTCCAAAATGAGAACATAGCCGTTATAAGTAATATCGGTAGAGTTTATACAGTTATAACTTATGGCGATAATGATAAGCTAATTAAAGACAGTGGAACTTTACAGTACGATAAGTTACCGGCTACGCTTGAGGATATATTTATATTACGAAATAGGGAGGGAAGATAA
- a CDS encoding RDD family protein: MENKQQNLDRENFITENDKEELKTENMTEETKITKENIEDFILPTTLEDYREISKHFYAGFWIRLIAYIIDIAVTYAITGLFNTLTFNKLNITMNIPLLGESSLTYIFVMLFYFVIMTYSINQTLGKIIMGLKVAAISPKKLTLIDVLYREIVGRLLNMALFSLPYLVVAFNSKKMGLHDYIADTVVIKEDFMKLRTHMNKKIEQLNIR; encoded by the coding sequence ATGGAAAATAAACAACAAAACTTGGATAGAGAAAATTTCATAACTGAAAATGATAAAGAAGAGCTAAAAACGGAAAATATGACGGAAGAAACCAAAATAACAAAAGAAAATATAGAAGATTTTATCTTGCCGACAACATTAGAAGATTATAGAGAAATATCAAAACATTTTTATGCAGGTTTTTGGATAAGATTAATCGCTTATATAATTGATATAGCTGTTACTTATGCAATAACAGGACTTTTCAATACATTAACTTTCAATAAGTTAAATATCACGATGAACATACCGTTACTTGGAGAAAGTTCGCTAACTTATATCTTTGTTATGCTTTTCTATTTTGTGATTATGACTTATTCAATAAATCAAACACTTGGAAAAATAATAATGGGATTAAAAGTAGCGGCAATTTCTCCAAAAAAATTAACATTAATTGATGTTTTATACAGAGAAATTGTTGGAAGATTACTAAATATGGCATTGTTCAGTTTACCTTATTTAGTAGTTGCTTTTAATAGTAAAAAAATGGGTTTGCATGATTATATTGCAGATACTGTTGTAATAAAAGAAGATTTTATGAAATTAAGAACTCATATGAATAAAAAAATAGAACAGTTGAATATTAGATAA
- a CDS encoding VanZ family protein, which yields MCIIIFLFSHQAGYESSKISDNFFIRKLGHFSEYFILGFSAFNYFTNIFSKNLNKINISKIAFTGFSFSVLYAISDEFHQIFIADRDGNIKDVFIDSLGVFIGISLAILIFRFCFRKES from the coding sequence ATCTGTATTATTATATTTTTATTTTCGCACCAAGCGGGTTATGAATCTTCAAAAATTTCCGATAACTTCTTTATTAGAAAACTTGGACATTTTAGCGAATATTTTATTTTAGGTTTTTCAGCATTTAATTATTTTACCAACATATTTTCAAAAAATCTAAATAAAATAAATATTTCAAAAATAGCTTTTACAGGCTTTTCTTTCTCAGTTCTTTATGCTATAAGCGATGAATTTCATCAAATTTTTATTGCTGATAGAGATGGAAATATAAAAGACGTTTTTATCGATAGCTTAGGAGTTTTTATCGGTATTAGTCTGGCTATTTTAATTTTTCGCTTTTGTTTCCGTAAAGAAAGTTAA
- a CDS encoding UPF0223 family protein, whose amino-acid sequence MEFNYPINYSLYTPKEVGIIIQFLDIVELCYTKGVELNEYKKHYKAFKQIVKAKSEENNLYKDFKNITSFDGYLTTKAMKNENKIILIKS is encoded by the coding sequence ATGGAATTTAATTATCCGATAAATTACTCATTATATACCCCGAAAGAAGTCGGTATTATAATTCAATTTCTTGATATTGTTGAACTTTGTTACACAAAAGGTGTCGAACTTAATGAGTATAAAAAACATTACAAGGCATTCAAGCAAATTGTAAAAGCTAAATCTGAAGAAAATAATTTATATAAAGATTTCAAAAATATAACCAGTTTTGACGGGTATCTTACTACAAAAGCGATGAAAAACGAAAACAAAATTATATTGATAAAATCATAA
- a CDS encoding DUF1904 family protein produces MPRIVAKGIKKDDLKKISGELFDTISNIIERPREAFTLDLVETVAISDGEELSRVRIEISWVARPIEVCEKVAQAVNNLIKPLNYDRVMVSFNDIDLKKEFDFVK; encoded by the coding sequence ATGCCGAGAATAGTAGCAAAAGGGATAAAAAAAGATGATTTAAAAAAAATTAGCGGGGAGTTGTTTGATACAATTTCTAATATTATAGAAAGACCGCGTGAAGCTTTCACATTGGATTTAGTTGAAACTGTAGCAATTAGTGATGGTGAAGAATTAAGTCGTGTTAGAATTGAAATAAGTTGGGTAGCACGCCCGATTGAAGTTTGTGAAAAGGTTGCACAAGCTGTTAATAATCTGATTAAACCATTAAATTATGATAGAGTTATGGTTTCCTTTAATGATATTGATTTAAAAAAAGAATTTGATTTTGTTAAATAA
- the sppA gene encoding signal peptide peptidase SppA: protein MNKKNKRIISLVVVVVLIFLSLAKGTLSQQNGNTKKEETISEYLWSFLANQSTTKLTLKSGDDNQIIQKISIEGEITSEMTNEYSKSSVLNQIKTAKNNSDVKAILLSVNTPGGGVYETAELYKALKESGKDVYVVMKKQATSGGYYVSMAAKKIFANNETTTGSIGVIMSYISAQKYLNDKGIKQETIRSGEQKAIGGVAEDLPESTRKILQEQNKESFDRFVKVIAEGRNMSEDDVRKLADGRTYSGTQAVTNKLVDKIGTEDDMINYIKEEKKLSNPSVIEIRSERASSNFLTRFIRATTRAFVSELNSESSTRIEKNYLG, encoded by the coding sequence GTGAATAAAAAAAATAAAAGAATAATTTCGCTTGTTGTGGTAGTGGTATTAATATTTTTATCATTAGCAAAAGGAACGCTATCACAACAGAACGGTAATACAAAAAAAGAAGAAACAATCAGTGAGTATTTATGGTCATTTTTGGCAAATCAATCGACAACAAAATTAACATTAAAATCTGGAGATGATAACCAAATAATCCAAAAAATCTCTATTGAGGGAGAAATAACTTCGGAGATGACAAATGAATATTCAAAAAGTTCAGTTTTGAACCAGATAAAAACTGCAAAAAATAATTCAGATGTTAAAGCCATATTGTTATCTGTAAATACCCCAGGTGGTGGAGTATATGAAACTGCAGAATTATATAAAGCATTAAAAGAAAGTGGCAAAGATGTTTATGTTGTTATGAAAAAACAAGCAACCTCAGGTGGATATTATGTATCTATGGCAGCAAAAAAAATATTTGCCAATAATGAAACGACAACAGGTTCTATCGGAGTTATTATGAGTTATATCTCAGCTCAAAAGTACCTTAATGATAAAGGTATTAAACAAGAAACTATTCGCTCAGGAGAACAAAAAGCAATCGGCGGTGTTGCTGAAGATTTACCGGAATCAACAAGAAAAATTTTGCAAGAGCAAAATAAAGAATCATTTGATCGCTTTGTAAAAGTTATAGCCGAGGGAAGAAATATGAGTGAAGATGATGTTAGAAAATTAGCAGACGGCAGAACTTATAGCGGAACCCAAGCGGTAACGAATAAATTGGTTGATAAAATTGGTACGGAAGATGACATGATTAATTACATCAAAGAGGAGAAAAAGTTATCAAATCCAAGCGTTATTGAAATTCGCAGCGAACGTGCTTCAAGTAATTTTTTAACACGTTTTATTAGAGCAACTACACGTGCTTTTGTTTCAGAGTTAAATAGCGAAAGCTCAACAAGAATAGAAAAAAATTATCTAGGTTAG
- a CDS encoding 5-formyltetrahydrofolate cyclo-ligase, which produces MKEKTRKKFISERDNLAESYRKLASEKIFKQIEKLKEFKNLNKIFIYVSFGSEVATEQFIKKYLNEKKIFVPKISGEEMLIIPLHKWEELRKKGAFGILEPTNTDNYMGEMDIAIVPSVVYDKKGYRIGYGKGYYDKYLSKTAPKLMIGVSYEKILQENLPIESHDIAVDFVITEKKVRVINENYYKR; this is translated from the coding sequence GTGAAGGAAAAGACTAGAAAAAAATTTATTTCTGAACGTGATAATCTTGCCGAAAGTTATAGAAAATTGGCAAGTGAAAAAATATTTAAACAAATAGAGAAATTAAAAGAATTTAAAAACTTAAATAAAATATTTATCTATGTTTCTTTTGGAAGTGAAGTTGCAACTGAACAATTTATAAAGAAATATCTTAATGAAAAAAAAATATTTGTGCCAAAAATTTCAGGCGAAGAAATGCTGATTATCCCCTTACATAAATGGGAGGAACTTAGAAAAAAAGGGGCATTCGGTATATTAGAACCGACTAATACGGATAATTATATGGGAGAAATGGATATTGCTATTGTTCCTAGTGTTGTATATGATAAAAAAGGTTATCGTATAGGGTATGGAAAAGGTTATTATGATAAATATCTATCGAAAACAGCACCTAAACTTATGATTGGTGTTTCTTATGAAAAAATATTACAGGAAAATCTTCCGATAGAATCTCATGATATTGCGGTTGATTTTGTTATTACTGAAAAAAAGGTTAGGGTAATAAATGAAAATTACTACAAGCGTTAG
- a CDS encoding response regulator transcription factor, which produces MLKALIIEDDKFLAARLKTAISEKFDADVCYNGIDAITLIDNNSYDFIIADSILPGKGGIDILDYSRETKEERIPTIILSVTESTDEKSRVMKHRITEYLPRYCEASLINSTMANLLQRGSNLQAENKITYKNLTLDLKNELVKTEEITLNTIKGKYLELLSFFVINNNIVLEKEEIFDRVWGVDSETTINAIEVYISGLRKELRKIGFDKNLRTVRGVGYTFE; this is translated from the coding sequence ATGCTTAAAGCACTTATTATAGAAGATGATAAATTTTTAGCAGCACGATTAAAGACTGCTATTTCAGAAAAATTTGATGCTGATGTATGTTATAACGGAATTGATGCTATCACTCTAATCGACAATAATTCTTACGATTTTATTATTGCTGATAGTATTTTACCCGGAAAAGGTGGTATTGATATATTAGATTACTCAAGAGAAACGAAAGAAGAAAGAATTCCTACTATTATTCTTTCCGTTACAGAATCTACAGATGAAAAATCCAGAGTGATGAAACATAGAATTACAGAATATCTACCTCGCTACTGTGAAGCTTCTTTAATAAATTCTACCATGGCTAACCTTCTGCAACGTGGAAGTAATCTCCAAGCAGAAAATAAAATCACGTATAAAAATCTTACACTTGATTTAAAAAATGAACTTGTTAAAACAGAAGAAATTACTTTAAATACAATTAAAGGCAAATATCTTGAACTTCTTTCTTTCTTTGTTATTAATAATAATATTGTTTTAGAAAAGGAAGAAATTTTTGATCGTGTTTGGGGAGTTGATTCTGAAACCACTATTAACGCTATTGAGGTTTATATCTCCGGACTTAGAAAAGAACTTCGTAAGATTGGTTTTGACAAAAACTTACGTACTGTTCGTGGAGTTGGTTATACTTTTGAATAA
- a CDS encoding ABC-2 family transporter permease: MFNDIFKIIQIYVKKYFIFILILLAGFVIVSGITTANRMKELKDDIAGYEFEKNIGNNKRIENSKIINVDEQEKNSYKLTTEKIKYIENFNGKLSKKELTEMQNRFAVDVYLGRISEQSERNFYRSGDINVVKQREQYFKYLSQEEKNNLKKYNELKAKSSNNGKNTGKNIEMLKIYPEYFGDNPIKIKMFVLENFEKSKTEVKETLHNENTNIMYIILMLVIVVTIFGFEYHTNFGKFIASLPFKKEKIYFAKLILTIIIVAVAYLLVGISNVLVVKNSVISELYSITNTFTAHSKIFILGLGIVILGAISSSFCGSIISIIAMYVPLLTLHIYPIMIFYIIWLVVAGKKLIIEHIVISPNSVPIAYYVTYVEWKYILIWLGVMFIISLLMSKVYKKHNIESEGKFFTINIIDKLLYLYGVLGIIAGMYAILGLAFFVNKYIITVISVVLIPIITWKLMNIKLRI; encoded by the coding sequence ATGTTCAATGATATTTTTAAAATAATTCAAATTTATGTAAAAAAATATTTTATTTTTATTTTAATATTGTTAGCGGGATTTGTTATTGTTTCCGGAATAACCACAGCAAACAGAATGAAAGAGTTAAAAGATGATATTGCCGGTTATGAGTTTGAGAAAAATATCGGTAATAATAAAAGAATAGAGAATAGTAAAATTATTAATGTAGATGAGCAAGAAAAAAACAGTTATAAACTAACAACTGAAAAAATAAAGTATATTGAAAATTTCAATGGAAAATTGTCAAAAAAAGAGCTAACGGAAATGCAGAATAGATTTGCTGTTGACGTTTATTTAGGAAGAATTTCAGAACAAAGTGAAAGGAACTTTTATCGTTCCGGCGATATAAATGTTGTTAAACAAAGAGAGCAATATTTTAAATATTTAAGCCAAGAAGAAAAAAATAATTTAAAAAAATACAATGAACTCAAAGCCAAAAGTTCTAATAATGGCAAGAATACAGGTAAAAATATAGAAATGTTAAAAATTTATCCGGAATATTTTGGGGATAATCCGATAAAAATAAAAATGTTTGTATTGGAAAATTTTGAGAAAAGTAAAACAGAAGTAAAAGAAACTTTGCATAACGAAAATACAAATATAATGTACATTATTTTAATGTTAGTTATTGTGGTTACTATTTTCGGATTTGAGTACCATACTAATTTTGGTAAATTTATAGCAAGTTTACCGTTTAAGAAGGAAAAAATATATTTTGCAAAGTTAATTCTTACGATAATCATTGTAGCGGTAGCGTATTTGTTGGTGGGTATTTCGAATGTTTTAGTAGTGAAAAATAGCGTTATATCGGAATTGTATTCTATTACAAATACCTTTACAGCCCATAGCAAGATCTTTATTTTAGGATTAGGTATAGTTATTTTAGGGGCAATAAGTTCCAGCTTTTGCGGAAGTATTATCAGCATTATAGCTATGTATGTTCCATTACTTACCCTGCATATCTATCCTATAATGATATTTTATATAATTTGGCTGGTTGTAGCAGGTAAAAAGTTAATAATCGAACATATAGTGATAAGTCCAAATTCTGTGCCGATAGCTTATTATGTAACTTATGTAGAATGGAAGTATATATTAATATGGCTCGGGGTAATGTTTATAATTTCTTTATTAATGAGTAAAGTTTACAAAAAACACAATATTGAAAGTGAAGGAAAATTTTTCACAATAAATATAATCGATAAATTACTGTACTTGTACGGAGTATTAGGAATAATAGCAGGAATGTATGCTATATTAGGATTAGCATTCTTTGTTAATAAGTATATAATTACAGTAATATCAGTAGTATTAATTCCGATAATTACATGGAAGTTGATGAATATTAAACTGAGAATATAA
- a CDS encoding GntR family transcriptional regulator: MFSNGSFSNKPLYKQIVDETKGLIAKGMLKENDKMPSVREFAKIKKVNISTIQKAYQQLENEKIITTIVGKGTFITNNFDNIKPNYKLIDTLIEDLVREAKVLGITKEELLKKISDMFEE, translated from the coding sequence ATGTTTAGTAATGGTAGCTTTTCTAACAAACCGCTTTATAAGCAAATAGTTGACGAAACAAAAGGGTTAATAGCGAAAGGAATGCTTAAGGAAAATGATAAGATGCCTTCGGTTAGAGAGTTTGCAAAAATAAAAAAAGTCAATATAAGTACCATTCAGAAGGCTTATCAACAGTTGGAAAATGAGAAGATAATTACAACAATAGTAGGGAAAGGAACATTTATAACAAATAATTTTGATAATATAAAACCAAACTATAAGTTAATTGACACATTGATTGAAGATTTAGTAAGAGAAGCAAAAGTTTTAGGGATAACTAAAGAAGAATTACTAAAAAAAATTAGCGATATGTTTGAAGAATAA
- a CDS encoding class I SAM-dependent methyltransferase: MKITTSVRTNDKLIERAKEIAHQKKFDYIERKKQTVKDILRKYKEVVVVYKDKLVYYNEENEFFFHPDTAFLRIKNNDNEPLIEIINAENQRVLDATMGLASDSIVISYYGHKVVAVEKSEIIHLIVSKGLKNYISDNKMLIKALRNIETILSDNLEYLKNCTDNSFDVVYFDPMFINSIMESNNLQGIEKIASRDSLSEELLVEAKRVASKKIVVKAHFRDDIFEKFGFKRIVRKNSKFHYGVIELDK, from the coding sequence ATGAAAATTACTACAAGCGTTAGAACTAATGACAAATTAATAGAAAGAGCAAAAGAAATTGCGCATCAAAAAAAGTTTGATTACATTGAAAGAAAAAAACAAACTGTAAAGGATATTTTAAGAAAATATAAGGAAGTAGTTGTCGTTTATAAGGATAAATTAGTATATTATAATGAAGAAAATGAATTCTTTTTCCATCCGGATACGGCTTTTCTTAGAATTAAAAATAACGACAATGAACCGTTAATTGAAATAATCAATGCAGAAAATCAGAGAGTACTTGATGCGACAATGGGATTAGCAAGTGATAGTATTGTAATCAGCTATTATGGTCATAAAGTAGTGGCTGTTGAAAAAAGTGAAATTATCCATTTAATTGTAAGTAAAGGTTTAAAAAATTATATTTCTGATAATAAAATGTTAATAAAAGCATTAAGGAATATTGAAACAATTTTGTCCGATAACCTTGAATATTTAAAGAATTGTACTGATAATAGTTTTGATGTGGTTTATTTTGACCCGATGTTTATAAATTCAATTATGGAATCCAATAATCTACAAGGGATAGAAAAAATAGCAAGTAGGGATAGTTTGAGTGAAGAGTTGCTAGTAGAAGCGAAAAGGGTAGCAAGTAAAAAAATTGTGGTAAAAGCACATTTTCGTGATGATATTTTTGAAAAATTCGGTTTTAAAAGAATTGTGAGAAAAAATTCGAAATTTCACTATGGAGTTATAGAATTAGATAAGTAA
- a CDS encoding ABC transporter ATP-binding protein encodes MTNLDENKDVLNDNLTDKGSKTEGYSDLLEKIRQQVDSENNSTVQEKSNFTKDFLSEYKKEDVQENKDVHSETVVLNREDLQKAFEQENVSNVPNVSVEVGKTTEKKEQGEVVLEVLGLKKRIGLKTIVDDITFEMRKGEIIGLLGPNGSGKTTIMRMMVGLTKISKGDVYCFEKPLGLGKTRMLKEIGSMIETPEFYNYMSGWSNLKQIARTCGKKVSRSRIKELAEFVGLKDVIHKKVKTYSLGMRQRLGLAQALLNDPKILILDEPVNGLDPQGVQDFRNKLKEIAATGVSILISSHLLDEIERVSDRIIVIEKGHIIADDKLANLKADNIVKTFVSTYDNEKAEALIEELGIRYKKENAGFVFENLSRENKAQLLTYLVTNNVELDTVKVLSTSLEDRFLEITGKENK; translated from the coding sequence ATGACAAATTTAGATGAAAATAAAGATGTATTAAACGATAATCTAACAGATAAGGGAAGTAAAACGGAAGGTTACTCAGATTTGTTAGAAAAAATAAGACAGCAGGTTGATAGCGAAAACAATTCAACTGTTCAAGAAAAATCTAATTTCACAAAAGACTTTTTAAGTGAATATAAAAAAGAAGATGTACAGGAAAATAAAGATGTACATAGTGAAACAGTTGTTTTAAATCGTGAAGATTTGCAAAAAGCATTTGAGCAGGAAAATGTTTCAAATGTTCCAAATGTTTCTGTAGAGGTAGGGAAAACTACGGAAAAAAAAGAACAAGGTGAAGTTGTTCTTGAAGTGTTGGGATTAAAAAAACGAATTGGTTTAAAAACCATAGTGGATGATATTACTTTTGAAATGAGAAAAGGTGAAATCATAGGGTTGCTTGGACCTAACGGCAGTGGTAAAACTACTATTATGAGAATGATGGTAGGGTTGACCAAAATTTCTAAGGGTGATGTTTACTGTTTTGAAAAACCTCTCGGTTTAGGGAAAACGAGAATGTTAAAAGAAATAGGTTCTATGATTGAAACACCTGAATTTTATAACTATATGTCAGGTTGGTCAAACTTGAAACAAATAGCAAGAACATGTGGAAAAAAAGTTAGCCGTTCAAGAATAAAAGAATTGGCTGAGTTTGTAGGGCTTAAAGATGTAATTCATAAGAAAGTTAAAACCTATTCTCTAGGAATGCGTCAACGTTTAGGCTTGGCGCAGGCTTTATTGAATGATCCTAAAATTTTAATATTGGATGAACCAGTTAACGGATTAGACCCACAAGGAGTTCAAGATTTCCGTAATAAGTTAAAAGAGATTGCAGCGACAGGGGTTTCAATCTTGATTTCTTCGCATTTATTGGATGAAATTGAAAGAGTTAGTGATAGAATTATCGTTATTGAAAAAGGTCACATTATAGCAGATGATAAATTGGCGAATTTGAAAGCTGATAATATCGTCAAAACGTTTGTTTCGACATATGATAACGAAAAAGCGGAAGCATTAATTGAGGAATTAGGTATTCGTTACAAAAAAGAAAATGCCGGATTTGTCTTTGAAAACTTATCAAGAGAGAATAAGGCTCAACTATTAACATACTTAGTAACGAACAATGTGGAATTGGATACTGTTAAGGTGCTAAGTACATCATTAGAGGATCGTTTCTTGGAAATTACCGGAAAGGAGAATAAATAA
- a CDS encoding ABC transporter permease — MKLLINEFVKDYKKKTTWLYILLVFLVIIAYNFYLYKAVGVDSFNAVGSLAGITEISAGLGSILVLIMFANNLSQEYSKGTVKFLYTKPKSRSAILTAKIVLAILNYFIFVIVGTVFEYIIKNYVFFKGKMDLGKLNETIAEGYFGRTVLNQLIISNLAGLAVMIFYISMVLLVCVVFKTQILSLVLVMFAVLGGSIIQGITALAVQKWSWIKYHMFDVNLFGSFYNRESSRNLVKSVYKFDDANALVIMLVAYTAIFLIISYIINARRDITID, encoded by the coding sequence ATGAAATTGTTAATTAATGAATTTGTTAAAGATTATAAAAAGAAAACAACATGGTTGTATATATTATTAGTATTTTTAGTAATTATTGCCTATAATTTTTATTTATATAAAGCAGTAGGTGTTGACAGTTTTAATGCTGTTGGTTCTTTAGCAGGAATTACTGAAATTTCCGCCGGACTTGGCAGTATTTTGGTTTTAATTATGTTTGCCAATAATCTATCACAGGAATATTCAAAAGGAACGGTTAAATTTTTATACACAAAACCTAAGTCACGTTCTGCAATTTTAACTGCAAAAATAGTATTGGCTATTTTAAATTATTTTATTTTTGTTATAGTTGGAACAGTTTTTGAGTATATTATTAAAAACTATGTATTTTTTAAAGGTAAAATGGATTTAGGAAAACTTAATGAAACAATCGCAGAAGGTTATTTCGGACGAACAGTCTTGAATCAACTTATTATTTCTAATTTAGCGGGGCTTGCCGTTATGATATTTTATATATCTATGGTACTTTTGGTTTGCGTAGTATTCAAAACACAGATACTATCTCTTGTCCTTGTGATGTTTGCAGTTTTGGGCGGATCGATTATTCAAGGAATAACAGCACTGGCAGTTCAAAAATGGTCTTGGATAAAATATCATATGTTTGATGTGAATTTGTTCGGCAGTTTCTATAACCGTGAATCAAGTCGTAATCTTGTAAAATCAGTATATAAATTTGATGATGCCAATGCACTGGTGATTATGTTAGTAGCTTATACTGCGATATTTTTGATTATTTCGTATATAATTAACGCGCGTCGCGATATTACAATTGATTAA